Proteins from a genomic interval of Zingiber officinale cultivar Zhangliang chromosome 1B, Zo_v1.1, whole genome shotgun sequence:
- the LOC122043702 gene encoding uncharacterized protein LOC122043702 yields MLPFPNPNPNPNAHTLSIPFTSTDLIEIDPFPSISNSSFVAISPCIDILPFDAIETTTVPQLDPLLVVANYTSPPLMMRRRPADKVRGPRKDRHSKIVTAKGPRDRRIRLSREVARNFFDLQEMLGFEHGSKTVQWLLTMSKHAIQELNTTTSPFIIRKNDCKGKAIATTLSYPSESIEEEQRQVAIEAARVIYNNNNNEHSDNNHIDTSNYEMLISKESRAQARERARNTTTQKKLSKGCVPSSNIAPTIGAAKVDLHLTELRDQEGSSAQCSVHLGFTAEEGRYFGMVPIYDCWTGENNSMEDISFQEQDIWRLLVNDI; encoded by the coding sequence ATGCTCCCATTCCCTAatccaaaccctaaccctaatgcTCATACTCTCAGCATCCCTTTCACTAGCACTGACCTAATCGAAATCGACCCTTTTCCTTCAATAAGCAACTCATCGTTCGTGGCTATCTCTCCCTGCATTGATATCCTCCCATTTGATGCTATAGAAACCACCACGGTTCCCCAATTAGATCCTCTACTTGTTGTAGCCAATTATACCAGCCCTCcattgatgatgaggaggagacCTGCAGACAAGGTAAGAGGGCCAAGAAAAGATAGGCATAGCAAGATAGTGACAGCCAAAGGACCCAGAGATCGCCGGATTCGGCTTTCGCGTGAGGTGGCACGCAACTTCTTTGATCTACAGGAGATGCTTGGCTTCGAGCATGGCAGCAAAACTGTCCAGTGGCTGCTCACTATGTCCAAGCATGCCATCCAAGAGCTGAACACTACTACTTCTCCGTTTATCATCCGCAAAAATGATTGCAAAGGTAAGGCGATCGCCACCACTTTATCATACCCTTCCGAAAGCATTGAGGAGGAGCAGCGGCAAGTTGCCATTGAGGCTGCCAGGGtgatttataataataataacaacgagCACAGTGATAACAATCATATCGATACATCCAATTATGAGATGCTGATTTCAAAGGAATCAAGGGCCCAAGCCAGGGAAAGAGCAAGGAACACGACAACGCAGAAGAAACTATCAAAAGGCTGTGTACCTTCATCAAATATTGCTCCGACTATTGGCGCCGCTAAGGTTGACTTACACCTGACTGAATTAAGAGATCAAGAAGGAAGTTCTGCTCAGTGCAGCGTCCACTTAGGGTTTACAGCTGAAGAAGGTCGTTACTTTGGCATGGTTCCAATTTATGACTGCTGGACGGGAGAAAACAATAGCATGGAAGACATAAGTTTTCAAGAACAAGACATTTGGAGACTTCTAGTAAACGATATCTGA